The Sphingosinithalassobacter sp. CS137 genome includes a region encoding these proteins:
- the fliF gene encoding flagellar basal-body MS-ring/collar protein FliF, with product MLMGGVALALLAALAFVATRGSDPQMGFLYTDLDPGAAQTIVEKLEAQGVEYRLSADGSSVMAPQDRLAELRMSLAGERLGGAIGYDVLDQEESFGVSASRAKLNETRAIEGELVRSIESLESIARARVHIVMPERAMFAAERRPASAAVTVKTRGRLPAETIAAIRYLVSSSVPELSPESVSIVDQSGALLARAGDPDAAVAGDADARQTQVETRMRDEIESLLEPIVGQGKVRAEVSAQIDRDATREEANIFDPDTQVIARQVTVENGSQDEENGAAPPAATVAEQLPENEGAAAGLPGESRRSASNQTSEDTTYQNSSRRTVTVRAPGKVTRLTVAVMVDGGEAGLPAEQVQRLTRLVENAVGIDAERGDSVVVESMAFAPVEDLAEGENSFLSLLSMDRVFGLLQLLVIAAAGLIALRMLKPKIAPAVAEPAMIEEQSPEMIALAGRAAEGDPEAQQELAALEAGRQHPMLDQEIEMAQVDGRIKLSALKRIGDAIAASPPEAASVIRHWMNA from the coding sequence ATGCTGATGGGGGGCGTCGCACTGGCGCTGCTGGCGGCGCTCGCATTCGTGGCGACGCGCGGCTCGGACCCGCAGATGGGCTTTCTCTACACCGATCTCGATCCCGGCGCGGCGCAGACGATCGTCGAGAAGCTGGAAGCGCAGGGCGTCGAATATCGCCTCTCCGCCGACGGCAGCTCGGTGATGGCGCCGCAGGACCGACTCGCCGAGCTGCGCATGAGCCTGGCCGGCGAACGGCTGGGCGGCGCGATCGGCTATGACGTGCTCGACCAGGAGGAATCGTTCGGCGTTTCCGCCAGCCGCGCCAAGCTGAACGAGACGCGCGCGATCGAAGGCGAGCTCGTCCGCTCGATCGAGAGCCTTGAGAGCATCGCCCGCGCACGCGTCCATATCGTCATGCCCGAGCGGGCGATGTTCGCCGCCGAGCGGCGGCCGGCCTCGGCCGCCGTGACGGTGAAGACGCGCGGCCGCCTGCCCGCCGAAACGATCGCCGCGATACGCTATCTCGTTTCGTCCTCGGTGCCCGAGCTGTCGCCCGAGTCGGTTTCGATCGTCGATCAGTCGGGCGCGCTGCTCGCTCGCGCCGGCGATCCCGATGCCGCCGTTGCCGGCGACGCCGACGCACGCCAGACGCAGGTCGAGACGCGGATGCGCGACGAAATCGAATCGCTGCTCGAGCCGATCGTCGGCCAGGGCAAGGTGCGTGCCGAGGTTTCCGCCCAGATCGATCGCGATGCCACGCGCGAGGAAGCGAATATCTTCGATCCGGATACGCAGGTGATCGCCCGTCAGGTGACGGTCGAGAACGGCAGCCAGGACGAGGAGAACGGCGCCGCGCCTCCTGCCGCCACCGTTGCCGAGCAGCTGCCCGAGAACGAAGGCGCTGCAGCCGGCCTGCCCGGCGAGAGCCGCCGGTCGGCGAGCAACCAGACGTCCGAGGACACGACCTATCAGAACAGCTCGCGCCGCACGGTCACGGTGCGCGCGCCGGGCAAGGTCACGCGCCTCACTGTCGCGGTGATGGTCGATGGCGGCGAAGCGGGCCTGCCCGCCGAACAGGTCCAGCGGCTGACTCGCCTGGTCGAGAACGCCGTCGGCATCGACGCCGAACGCGGCGACAGCGTGGTCGTCGAGAGCATGGCCTTCGCACCGGTCGAGGATCTGGCCGAGGGCGAGAACAGCTTCCTGTCGCTCCTTTCCATGGATCGGGTGTTCGGGCTGCTTCAGCTGCTCGTGATCGCCGCTGCCGGCTTGATCGCTCTGCGAATGCTGAAGCCGAAGATCGCGCCCGCCGTGGCCGAACCGGCGATGATCGAGGAACAATCCCCCGAGATGATCGCGCTGGCCGGCCGCGCCGCCGAAGGCGATCCCGAAGCGCAGCAGGAGCTCGCCGCACTCGAAGCCGGCCGCCAGCATCCGATGCTCGATCAGGAGATCGAGATGGCGCAGGTCGACGGCCGCATCAAACTCTCCGCGCTGAAGCGCATCGGCGACGCCATCGCCGCGAGCCCCCCCGAGGCCGCGTCGGTGATCCGCCACTGGATGAACGCCTGA
- a CDS encoding FliH/SctL family protein codes for MSLHVQRFAFDRVFTAAMPESEAPRSDLTLELAALRKELAVLRADHEGALAMARADGFEAGLTHARTERDTALLSAVDSLQAGIEALDGQFAETAERLTGEATDVALAAAELLAGRALEAAPAAAIDGAIGRVLEQVARGTELLIRVHPDLVSEIEARIADRQSKDRRRLNLAVVPDPALVPGDAHIVWEQGGLVLDAAARRAEIAAELETLLPKDL; via the coding sequence ATGAGTCTGCACGTTCAGCGCTTCGCATTCGATCGGGTCTTCACGGCCGCCATGCCCGAGAGCGAGGCGCCGCGCAGCGATCTCACGCTCGAGCTCGCGGCGCTGCGCAAGGAGCTGGCGGTGTTGCGCGCCGACCACGAAGGCGCGCTGGCAATGGCACGGGCCGACGGCTTCGAGGCAGGGCTGACCCACGCCCGCACCGAACGCGACACCGCATTGCTGAGCGCCGTGGATTCGCTGCAGGCGGGGATCGAGGCGCTCGACGGCCAGTTCGCCGAGACCGCCGAGCGCCTCACCGGCGAAGCGACCGATGTGGCGCTCGCCGCAGCCGAGCTGCTCGCCGGACGCGCGCTCGAAGCGGCTCCCGCGGCGGCGATCGACGGTGCGATCGGGCGTGTGCTAGAACAGGTGGCACGCGGCACCGAACTGCTGATCCGCGTCCATCCCGATCTGGTTTCCGAGATCGAGGCACGGATCGCCGACCGCCAGAGCAAGGACCGCCGCCGGCTGAATTTGGCCGTCGTGCCCGATCCGGCGCTGGTCCCTGGCGATGCGCACATCGTTTGGGAACAAGGGGGCCTTGTGCTTGATGCCGCAGCGCGGCGCGCGGAAATCGCGGCCGAGCTCGAGACGCTGCTGCCCAAGGACCTCTAG
- a CDS encoding flagellar motor switch protein FliG, with amino-acid sequence MTVMTPVAEPPELKRFSGPQRAAALMLALGKDHGAPIWEQLSVDEIKELSGVIAGLGRIPAAVVEHLLVQFTGEVSSMASLHGSYETTERLLTSVLPGDRVKEIMEDLRGPSGRTMWDKLSNVSETVLAGALKQEYPQTVAVILSKLRADHAARVIAELPRDFSTDVVMRMLRMETVQKEVIQQVEQTLKTEFMTNLSRTNKRDPHEAMAEMFNALDRSTEEAMLTALDEKAPESAERIRALMFTFEDLGNLLPAAIAVIVRNADKREMALALKGAPEEMKNLFFGAMTERAAKLMREDMAAMGPVRARDCEEAQTALVRLAKSLADRGEILLVDPKSDDAMII; translated from the coding sequence ATGACCGTGATGACGCCGGTGGCCGAGCCGCCCGAACTGAAGCGATTCTCCGGCCCCCAGCGCGCCGCCGCACTGATGCTGGCGCTGGGCAAGGACCATGGAGCCCCCATCTGGGAACAGCTCTCGGTAGACGAAATCAAGGAGCTTTCGGGCGTGATCGCCGGGCTGGGCCGCATCCCCGCGGCGGTGGTGGAGCATCTGCTGGTCCAGTTCACCGGCGAAGTGTCGAGCATGGCCTCGCTGCACGGCAGCTACGAGACGACCGAGCGGCTGCTTACCAGCGTGCTGCCGGGCGACCGCGTGAAGGAGATCATGGAGGATCTGCGTGGGCCGAGCGGCCGGACGATGTGGGACAAGCTCTCCAACGTATCCGAAACCGTGCTCGCCGGCGCGCTCAAGCAGGAATATCCGCAGACGGTTGCAGTGATCCTCTCCAAGCTGCGCGCCGATCATGCCGCACGCGTGATCGCCGAACTGCCGCGCGACTTCTCCACCGACGTCGTGATGCGCATGCTGCGCATGGAGACGGTGCAGAAGGAAGTCATCCAGCAGGTCGAGCAGACGCTGAAGACCGAATTCATGACCAATCTGTCGCGCACCAACAAGCGCGATCCGCATGAGGCCATGGCCGAGATGTTCAACGCGCTCGATCGCTCGACCGAAGAGGCGATGCTGACCGCGCTCGACGAAAAGGCGCCCGAGAGCGCCGAACGCATTCGCGCGCTGATGTTCACCTTCGAGGATCTGGGCAATCTGCTGCCGGCCGCGATCGCCGTCATCGTTCGCAATGCGGACAAGCGCGAGATGGCGCTGGCGCTCAAGGGCGCCCCGGAAGAGATGAAGAACCTCTTCTTCGGCGCCATGACCGAGCGCGCCGCCAAGTTGATGCGCGAGGACATGGCCGCGATGGGCCCCGTCCGTGCGCGCGACTGCGAGGAAGCGCAGACCGCGCTCGTCCGTCTCGCCAAGTCGCTTGCGGATCGCGGCGAGATTCTGCTCGTCGATCCCAAGAGCGACGATGCGATGATCATCTGA
- a CDS encoding flagellar basal body protein translates to MRDVPPVLAGIKASMQHMSQRQQVLAQNIANSETPGYRGRELEAPDFSSLVQGAGGTPRVAAPRVMLTDAMQGLGAVQPAGANGVIFDTDIAETKPDGNNVTLEDQLLRMGELQADFTAMAGLYRKQMDLMRKALGRSG, encoded by the coding sequence ATGCGCGACGTGCCCCCCGTTCTGGCCGGCATCAAGGCCAGCATGCAGCATATGTCGCAGCGCCAGCAGGTGCTCGCACAGAATATCGCGAACAGCGAGACGCCGGGCTATCGCGGGCGCGAGCTCGAGGCACCGGACTTTTCCAGCCTGGTGCAGGGCGCCGGCGGCACGCCGCGCGTCGCCGCGCCGCGCGTAATGCTGACCGACGCGATGCAGGGGCTGGGGGCGGTGCAGCCGGCCGGCGCCAACGGTGTCATCTTCGACACCGACATCGCCGAGACCAAGCCCGACGGCAACAATGTCACGCTGGAAGACCAGCTGCTCCGCATGGGCGAGCTGCAGGCGGATTTCACTGCGATGGCAGGGCTCTACCGCAAGCAGATGGATCTGATGCGCAAGGCGCTCGGCCGCAGCGGCTAA
- a CDS encoding flagellar protein FlgN, with the protein MTRELHDAIVSMTALMEEESEQLARSARVPELPEIASAKLRLAGKIENEVARLGRETPDWIETLDDELRAELADASQALRDASLVNAQVLKRQIELSVEMMEAIAAEAKRLTGTRNATYGARGALGGIDAPAPISINTRL; encoded by the coding sequence ATGACGCGCGAACTTCATGATGCAATCGTTTCGATGACGGCGCTGATGGAAGAGGAGAGCGAACAGCTCGCCCGCTCCGCCCGCGTGCCCGAACTGCCCGAGATCGCGTCCGCCAAGTTGCGGCTGGCGGGGAAGATCGAGAACGAAGTCGCCCGGCTCGGCCGCGAGACTCCCGACTGGATTGAGACGCTCGACGACGAGCTGCGCGCCGAACTCGCCGATGCCAGCCAGGCGCTGCGCGACGCATCGCTGGTCAACGCGCAGGTGCTGAAGCGGCAGATCGAACTGTCGGTGGAGATGATGGAGGCAATCGCCGCCGAGGCGAAGCGCCTCACCGGCACGCGCAATGCCACCTATGGCGCGCGCGGCGCGCTGGGCGGCATCGACGCGCCCGCACCCATTTCGATCAACACGCGCCTGTAA
- a CDS encoding rod-binding protein, whose protein sequence is MTGPIGLPPAAGPQLPGASAATPPNETARDFEAVFLGQMLQLMLESVETGEFGGGSAEGIYRGMLAEKLGREVASRGGIGLAPAVMDQILKLQQAGSE, encoded by the coding sequence ATGACCGGACCGATCGGGCTTCCCCCCGCCGCGGGGCCGCAACTCCCCGGCGCCAGTGCGGCAACGCCGCCGAACGAAACCGCACGCGATTTCGAAGCCGTGTTCCTCGGCCAGATGCTGCAGCTGATGCTGGAAAGCGTCGAGACCGGCGAATTCGGCGGCGGCAGCGCCGAAGGCATCTATCGCGGCATGCTGGCCGAGAAGCTGGGGCGCGAAGTCGCCTCGCGCGGCGGAATCGGGCTGGCACCCGCGGTCATGGACCAGATCCTCAAGCTCCAGCAGGCAGGCAGCGAATGA
- a CDS encoding flagellar basal body P-ring protein FlgI, which produces MLALGLAALPANVAAQTRIKDIVDVENVRPNQLVGYGLVVGLAGTGDRMRNAPFTEESMQAMLERMGVNVRGTQMRTQNVAAVSITATLPPFARSGSAVDVQVSALGDASSLQGGTLIASPLRALDGEIYAVAQGPVAVSGFEARGQAASVSRGVTTSARIAGGAIVEREVPFALRSATSLKLALRNPDFTTAERIAGAINARFPGTAQMLDPATVEIAPAQGSPASVIDLVTQIEELRIDVDQPARIVINEASGTVVMSNDVKISPVAIAQGGLTVTISETPMVSQPNPLAQGETVVVPRTQVGVDDGGGASLAIVEGASLQSLVSGLNTLGVSPRDLITILQAVKSAGALQAEITVQ; this is translated from the coding sequence ATGCTGGCCCTCGGGCTGGCCGCGCTGCCCGCCAATGTGGCGGCGCAGACGCGCATCAAGGACATCGTCGACGTCGAGAACGTCCGGCCGAACCAGCTGGTCGGCTATGGCCTCGTCGTCGGCCTCGCCGGCACCGGCGACCGGATGCGCAACGCACCCTTCACCGAGGAATCGATGCAGGCGATGCTCGAACGGATGGGCGTCAACGTGCGTGGCACGCAGATGCGCACCCAGAATGTCGCCGCCGTTTCGATCACCGCCACGCTGCCGCCCTTCGCGCGGTCGGGCAGCGCGGTCGACGTGCAGGTTTCCGCACTCGGTGACGCCAGCAGCCTTCAGGGCGGGACGCTGATCGCCTCGCCGTTGCGCGCGCTCGACGGCGAAATCTATGCAGTCGCGCAGGGCCCCGTCGCGGTTTCGGGCTTCGAGGCGCGCGGCCAGGCGGCCAGCGTCAGCCGCGGCGTCACCACTTCGGCGCGGATCGCGGGCGGCGCGATCGTCGAACGCGAAGTGCCCTTCGCGCTCCGTTCGGCCACGAGCCTGAAGCTCGCGCTGCGCAATCCCGACTTCACCACCGCCGAGCGGATCGCAGGCGCGATAAACGCGCGCTTTCCCGGCACTGCGCAGATGCTCGACCCCGCGACAGTCGAGATCGCACCGGCGCAGGGCTCGCCGGCCTCGGTGATCGATCTCGTCACGCAGATCGAAGAGCTGCGGATCGATGTCGATCAGCCGGCCCGGATCGTCATCAACGAAGCCTCGGGCACGGTCGTCATGAGCAACGACGTCAAGATCAGCCCCGTCGCGATCGCGCAGGGCGGCCTCACCGTCACGATCAGCGAGACGCCGATGGTGTCGCAGCCCAACCCGCTCGCCCAAGGCGAGACGGTGGTCGTCCCCCGCACCCAGGTGGGCGTGGACGACGGCGGCGGCGCCTCGCTCGCGATCGTCGAAGGCGCGTCGCTGCAGTCGCTGGTGAGCGGACTCAACACGCTAGGCGTCTCGCCCCGTGATCTCATCACGATCCTTCAGGCCGTGAAGAGCGCCGGCGCGCTCCAGGCGGAGATCACCGTACAATGA
- a CDS encoding flagellar assembly protein FliX, translating to MQIDGLPPIMARSLLAALPKVQPSFPIGEAEGAGVRAQPMVQPQAGQPIPSVAMLVTLAAADPAVERRRKQAAQAERGLDALEALQRELLTGTATPERLREIVEWAATLETPDDPVLAQIARDIDLRVRVELAKYDVQV from the coding sequence GTGCAGATCGACGGTCTTCCTCCGATCATGGCGCGATCGCTGCTGGCGGCGCTGCCCAAGGTCCAGCCGAGCTTTCCGATAGGCGAGGCGGAGGGGGCGGGCGTTCGCGCGCAGCCGATGGTGCAGCCGCAGGCCGGCCAGCCGATTCCTTCGGTCGCGATGCTGGTGACGCTCGCGGCAGCCGATCCGGCCGTCGAGCGCCGCCGCAAGCAGGCGGCGCAGGCGGAGCGCGGGCTGGACGCGCTGGAAGCGCTCCAGCGCGAACTGCTCACCGGCACCGCCACGCCCGAGCGGCTGCGCGAGATCGTCGAATGGGCCGCCACGCTCGAGACACCCGACGATCCCGTCCTGGCGCAGATCGCGCGCGACATCGACCTGCGCGTGCGGGTCGAACTCGCCAAATACGACGTACAGGTCTGA
- the flhB gene encoding flagellar biosynthesis protein FlhB translates to MSEAPDKDQKTEDPTPKKLEDARKKGDTPVAPEVRHAVMFGAMLLTVAGVGAYSVQSLGTMAVRLWGSADDFRMEPAGATNFITGVIAHIATALLPVIAVLFAFALLGGLIQGRPMMAWARMKPKWSKLNPFSGVKRLLGKQALVEFGKTLAKLLLVGGVAMWIAWPAASGIDRMVGIAPHAIGGAAFDIVVAMLKPVVMLAGALALFDIVWQRRAFIEKMRMSLQEVKDEYKQSEGDPKVKGRIRSIQMQRAKQRMMANVPKASVVITNPTHYAVALQYDHGAMAAPVVVAKGVDAVALKIREIATANGIPLVENRPLARALHASAELDRPIPVEHYAAVAEVISYVLKIARGRR, encoded by the coding sequence ATGTCGGAAGCGCCCGACAAGGATCAGAAGACCGAGGATCCGACACCCAAGAAGCTCGAGGACGCGCGCAAGAAGGGCGATACGCCCGTCGCGCCCGAGGTTCGCCATGCGGTGATGTTCGGCGCGATGCTGCTGACCGTCGCCGGCGTCGGCGCCTATAGCGTGCAATCGCTGGGCACCATGGCGGTCCGGCTCTGGGGCAGCGCCGACGATTTTCGCATGGAGCCTGCGGGCGCGACCAATTTCATCACCGGCGTGATCGCCCATATCGCAACCGCGCTGCTGCCGGTCATCGCCGTCCTGTTCGCCTTTGCCTTGCTGGGCGGGCTCATCCAGGGCCGGCCGATGATGGCCTGGGCGCGGATGAAGCCCAAATGGTCCAAACTCAATCCGTTCTCGGGCGTGAAGCGGCTGCTCGGCAAGCAAGCGCTCGTCGAATTCGGCAAGACGCTCGCCAAGCTGCTGCTGGTGGGCGGCGTAGCGATGTGGATCGCCTGGCCAGCGGCTTCGGGCATCGACCGCATGGTCGGCATCGCCCCGCATGCGATCGGCGGCGCGGCGTTCGACATCGTGGTGGCGATGCTGAAGCCGGTCGTGATGCTCGCCGGTGCGCTCGCGCTGTTCGACATCGTGTGGCAGCGCCGCGCCTTCATCGAGAAGATGCGCATGTCGCTCCAGGAAGTGAAAGACGAATACAAACAGTCCGAAGGCGACCCTAAGGTGAAGGGCCGTATCCGATCGATCCAGATGCAGCGCGCCAAGCAGCGGATGATGGCAAATGTGCCCAAGGCGAGCGTCGTCATCACCAACCCGACCCATTATGCCGTCGCGCTGCAATATGATCATGGCGCGATGGCCGCGCCCGTGGTGGTGGCGAAGGGCGTCGACGCGGTTGCGCTGAAGATCCGCGAGATCGCGACCGCGAACGGCATTCCGCTCGTCGAGAACCGGCCGCTGGCGCGCGCGCTCCACGCCAGCGCCGAGCTCGACCGGCCGATCCCGGTGGAGCATTATGCCGCCGTGGCCGAAGTGATCAGCTATGTGCTGAAGATCGCGCGCGGCCGACGCTAG
- the fliR gene encoding flagellar biosynthetic protein FliR — MWAELEPTVTAFLILFARVGAVLMLLPVFSEDAVPGRIRLLIAAGMTLALWGLLGSGARAAVDSGGLAAILVAELLTGLAMGMIVKILFYAISMAGSIISLQIGLSAAMLFDPSQGGQVPLLSKFVTVAAALVCMAMQVHHLWLGAIVHSYELFPIGGLPPAQDFAQLAVAAVNRSMTLAVSLAAPLLIYGIIFNVALGLAARVAPAIQVFFIGQPLNLLLGIAITAVTIGTVLTFFATAMGDAMQGGWG; from the coding sequence ATGTGGGCTGAACTCGAACCGACCGTCACGGCGTTCCTCATCCTCTTCGCGCGGGTGGGCGCGGTCCTGATGCTGCTCCCCGTCTTTTCCGAGGACGCGGTGCCCGGCCGCATCCGGCTGCTGATCGCCGCCGGGATGACGCTGGCGCTGTGGGGCCTGCTGGGCAGCGGCGCACGGGCGGCGGTGGATAGCGGCGGGCTCGCGGCCATTCTCGTCGCCGAGCTGCTGACCGGGCTGGCGATGGGAATGATCGTCAAGATCCTCTTCTACGCAATCTCGATGGCGGGATCGATCATCAGCCTTCAGATCGGCCTGTCCGCAGCGATGCTGTTCGATCCCAGCCAGGGCGGCCAGGTGCCGCTGCTTTCGAAATTCGTCACCGTGGCCGCGGCGCTCGTCTGCATGGCGATGCAGGTGCATCATCTGTGGCTGGGCGCGATCGTCCATTCCTACGAACTCTTCCCGATCGGCGGCCTCCCCCCGGCGCAGGATTTCGCGCAGCTGGCGGTCGCGGCGGTCAACCGCTCGATGACGCTCGCAGTGAGCCTCGCCGCGCCGCTGCTGATCTACGGCATCATCTTCAACGTCGCGCTGGGCCTCGCCGCGCGCGTCGCGCCGGCGATCCAGGTCTTCTTCATCGGCCAGCCGCTCAACCTGCTGCTCGGAATCGCGATCACCGCAGTGACGATCGGCACCGTCCTCACCTTCTTCGCGACCGCGATGGGCGACGCGATGCAGGGCGGCTGGGGCTGA
- a CDS encoding flagellar biosynthetic protein FliQ, with amino-acid sequence MPASQVLDISEAALMLVLTLVGPLLLTALIVGVVIGLLQALTQIQEMTLTFVPKILAMGVVLLLMLPTIGEAMGTFMARISDLIVTG; translated from the coding sequence ATGCCCGCCAGCCAGGTGCTCGATATTTCCGAAGCGGCGCTGATGCTGGTGCTCACCCTGGTCGGCCCGTTGCTGCTGACGGCGCTGATCGTCGGCGTCGTCATCGGCCTGCTGCAGGCGCTGACCCAGATCCAGGAAATGACCCTCACCTTCGTTCCCAAGATTCTCGCGATGGGCGTCGTGCTGCTGCTGATGCTGCCGACGATCGGCGAGGCGATGGGAACGTTCATGGCGCGGATCAGCGATCTGATCGTCACCGGCTGA
- a CDS encoding flagellar hook-basal body complex protein FliE — MSIGALDATAAYGRVLGLGGGTSPGTKIGGGEAAGGFGSMVEEMVTGTAQQLRAAEHASAQQVAGQGDLIDVVTAIGAAEQALDTMVAVRDRVVSAYSEIMRMQI, encoded by the coding sequence ATGTCGATCGGAGCATTGGATGCAACGGCCGCCTATGGCCGCGTATTGGGGCTGGGCGGCGGCACGTCGCCGGGAACGAAGATCGGCGGCGGCGAAGCCGCCGGCGGCTTCGGCAGCATGGTCGAGGAAATGGTGACCGGCACCGCGCAGCAGCTGCGCGCCGCCGAGCACGCATCGGCCCAGCAGGTCGCCGGCCAGGGCGATCTCATCGACGTGGTCACTGCGATCGGCGCCGCCGAGCAGGCGCTCGACACGATGGTCGCGGTGCGCGACCGCGTGGTCAGCGCCTATTCCGAAATCATGCGCATGCAGATCTGA
- the flgC gene encoding flagellar basal body rod protein FlgC, whose translation MDLKTSLSISASGLRAQSMRMRVISENLANQDSVSQTPGGDPYRRRVVSFRTEVDRATGGTGVSVDRVRTDNSAFRRIYEPGNPAAGADGYVLRPNVNSLVEMADMKAAQRSYEANLNAIEAARSLTMRTVDLLK comes from the coding sequence ATGGATCTCAAGACGTCGCTCTCCATCTCGGCATCGGGGCTGCGCGCCCAATCGATGCGGATGCGCGTGATCTCGGAGAATCTCGCCAACCAGGACTCGGTGTCGCAGACGCCGGGCGGCGATCCCTATCGGCGCCGCGTCGTCAGCTTCCGCACCGAAGTCGACCGGGCGACCGGCGGCACCGGCGTGAGCGTCGATCGCGTGCGCACCGACAATTCGGCTTTCCGGCGCATCTATGAGCCGGGCAACCCGGCCGCGGGCGCGGACGGCTATGTACTGCGTCCCAACGTCAACAGTCTGGTCGAAATGGCCGACATGAAGGCGGCGCAGCGCAGCTACGAAGCCAATCTGAACGCCATCGAGGCTGCCCGCAGCCTGACGATGCGCACCGTCGATCTTCTCAAGTAA
- a CDS encoding FliM/FliN family flagellar motor switch protein: protein MSVLEGISIELSIVLGSAEVPIRQLLQMSRGAMIPLDCSQDDPTHVYVNGELVAKGRILVDGDQMSLEVAELVQKRRH, encoded by the coding sequence ATGTCCGTGCTCGAAGGAATTTCGATCGAGCTGTCGATCGTCCTGGGATCCGCCGAAGTGCCGATCCGCCAGCTGTTGCAGATGAGCCGCGGCGCGATGATCCCGCTCGACTGCAGCCAGGACGATCCGACGCATGTCTATGTGAACGGCGAACTGGTGGCGAAGGGCCGCATCCTGGTCGACGGCGATCAGATGTCGCTCGAAGTCGCCGAGCTCGTGCAGAAGCGGCGCCACTGA
- a CDS encoding flagellar biosynthetic protein FliO, producing MDLLSLLRTLGALGTVLGLLAGALWLVRRYDIKLPGRVSGGSRKRVEMVERLSIDAKRSVALIRRDDAEHLILIAPDGHVVIETGIAKPAVAEPVAAVVAAPVPVTPINDNLSELRQGFGQLVEQARTRLTASARG from the coding sequence ATGGACTTGCTTTCGCTGCTGCGCACTCTGGGTGCGCTGGGAACGGTGCTCGGCCTGCTTGCCGGTGCGCTGTGGCTCGTCCGTCGCTACGACATCAAGCTGCCGGGCCGTGTCTCGGGCGGGTCGCGCAAGCGAGTCGAGATGGTCGAGCGGCTGTCGATCGACGCCAAGCGCTCGGTCGCGCTCATTCGCCGCGACGATGCCGAGCATCTGATCCTGATCGCCCCCGACGGCCATGTCGTCATCGAAACCGGCATCGCCAAACCTGCCGTCGCCGAGCCGGTTGCGGCTGTGGTGGCGGCGCCGGTGCCGGTGACGCCCATCAACGACAATCTTTCCGAACTGCGCCAGGGCTTCGGCCAGCTGGTCGAGCAGGCGCGCACCCGTCTGACGGCGTCGGCGCGTGGCTAG
- the fliP gene encoding flagellar type III secretion system pore protein FliP (The bacterial flagellar biogenesis protein FliP forms a type III secretion system (T3SS)-type pore required for flagellar assembly.): MLGGGALTALLFPAIAHAATAGTQTIVTIGEGSLSAKAIQLVLMLTVLSLAPGILMTITSFTRIVVALSLLRTGLGAPGVPPNPVIIALALFLSFFVMAPTFEKAWEQGVTPYTNGAITEEVAFERTAEPFRQFMLSQVRESDLQLFASLGGTQIEDRSTVKLSTLAPAFMISELRRAFEIGFLLLLPFLVIDLAVSAVLMAMGMMMLPPPTISLPMKIIFFVLVDGWALVAGSLVRSFGSG, encoded by the coding sequence ATGCTGGGAGGAGGCGCGCTGACGGCGCTCCTGTTCCCGGCGATCGCGCATGCCGCGACGGCGGGAACGCAGACGATCGTCACGATCGGCGAGGGTTCGCTCTCGGCGAAGGCGATCCAGCTGGTGCTGATGCTGACGGTGCTCAGCCTCGCGCCGGGCATCCTGATGACGATCACCAGCTTCACGCGCATCGTCGTCGCGCTTTCGCTGCTGCGCACCGGTCTCGGCGCGCCGGGGGTGCCGCCGAACCCGGTCATCATCGCGCTCGCGTTGTTCCTCTCCTTCTTCGTGATGGCGCCGACCTTCGAAAAGGCGTGGGAACAGGGCGTCACGCCCTACACCAACGGCGCGATCACCGAAGAAGTCGCGTTCGAGCGCACTGCCGAGCCGTTCCGCCAGTTCATGCTCAGCCAGGTGCGCGAGAGCGATCTTCAGCTGTTCGCGAGCCTCGGCGGCACGCAGATCGAGGATCGCAGCACCGTGAAGCTCTCCACGCTCGCTCCCGCCTTCATGATTTCGGAGCTGCGCCGCGCGTTCGAGATCGGGTTCCTGCTGCTCCTGCCGTTTCTCGTCATCGATCTCGCCGTTTCGGCGGTGCTGATGGCGATGGGCATGATGATGCTGCCGCCGCCAACGATATCGCTGCCGATGAAGATCATCTTCTTCGTGCTGGTCGACGGCTGGGCGCTGGTCGCAGGGTCGCTGGTCCGAAGCTTCGGTTCCGGCTGA